A genomic stretch from Trichoplusia ni isolate ovarian cell line Hi5 unplaced genomic scaffold, tn1 tig00003159, whole genome shotgun sequence includes:
- the LOC113507811 gene encoding uncharacterized protein LOC113507811 yields the protein MPLPVSVAMSSTLIAKELLAFIQHVIDTMDEVSILQICKTNFKEEEISSGKRLLYMSLDKLDQMPSRRRDGTEKSVQDIITLLKVTDPDDVPTFVAKDLHKLPPVTFDHVDVTRLLKDIIFLKTSLSEVQSKLGVSEKTIQELRAEVVLLRNTMSVSRSPDEASKVNTRRGAQNLSVCSFASADFDASAVVGECNAPIAKEVSASTPRRVYADAAARTPSCVTLARVPAPAPARVPARAAPAPCPAPLPAAPSVLLPRRDEDGFEVVQRKKRRHKTTKNRCGKAPTKPEQLVRAAQPNTPVCISRLHYSVKRVSIVEYVRQKLKYTLRVQELESNRNVNFKAFVVRVPNCFLHLVLNEDFWPQNVVFRRFRGQVPPERTKT from the coding sequence ATGCCGCTGCCCGTCTCTGTCGCTATGAGCTCAACACTCATAGCCAAAGAATTGTTGGCGTTTATACAACACGTCATCGATACCATGGATGAAGTTAGCATCTTGCAAATATGCAAGACTAACTTCAAGGAAGAAGAAATAAGCAGTGGGAAGAGACTGCTGTACATGAGCCTGGACAAGCTCGACCAGATGCCGTCTAGACGGAGGGACGGTACGGAGAAGAGCGTCCAAGACATAATCACCTTGCTGAAAGTGACCGATCCGGACGACGTTCCGACTTTCGTGGCGAAGGATCTGCACAAGCTGCCCCCCGTCACGTTCGACCACGTCGACGTCACCAGGCTCCTAAAAGACATCATCTTCCTGAAGACGAGCCTGTCAGAAGTGCAGTCCAAATTAGGGGTCTCGGAAAAGACCATTCAGGAGCTGCGCGCAGAAGTAGTGTTATTGCGTAACACTATGTCTGTAAGTAGGTCACCTGACGAGGCCTCTAAGGTGAACACACGTCGCGGGGCGCAAAACCTTTCCGTCTGCAGTTTTGCATCGGCTGATTTCGATGCGTCTGCAGTTGTGGGAGAGTGCAATGCCCCGATTGCGAAAGAAGTATCCGCGTCGACGCCTCGGCGCGTTTATGCTGACGCCGCTGCTCGAACACCGAGCTGCGTGACCTTAGCCCGTGTGcccgcgccggcgcccgcgcgtGTTCCTGCACGAGCCGCGCCTGCTCCGTGCCCCGCCCCGCTGCCCGCCGCACCGAGTGTGCTGCTGCCGAGACGAGATGAAGACGGTTTTGAGGTGGTGCAGAGGAAGAAGCGTCGTCACAAAACTACAAAGAACCGCTGCGGCAAAGCTCCAACAAAGCCCGAACAACTAGTGCGTGCCGCGCAGCCGAACACGCCGGTATGCATCTCCCGCCTACATTACTCTGTGAAGCGAGTGAGTATCGTCGAGTATGTGCGCCAGAAGTTGAAATACACGCTGAGGGTGCAGGAGCTGGAGTCGAACCGCAACGTCAACTTCAAGGCGTTTGTGGTGCGAGTACCGAATTGCTTCCTGCATCTCGTCTTAAATGAAGACTTCTGGCCTCAGAACGTGGTGTTCCGTCGCTTCCGCGGACAAGTTCCACCAGAACGCACTAAGACGTAG